TCCTGTCTTCAGCTGTTTGGCATTACCAACTTTGTCAACTTCATTACTTGTCCTGGGAGACACACAggcaaaggttttattttaaacaacGTGACTCAACTCCACACACTGAGAATTAAAGATTTGGCTTTTTTATCCCAGTTTCTCCCCACTGAATTCCTGTTCAGCTTTAGTCCTGAGCCTGAGTGACAATTCAGTACCCTAATAAACTTCTGTACATCCATCAAGTGAGGtagaaaactgtattttttaaataggcTGCTTTCCAGCTCAAATGTgttgaagaaaaagcaagatCTGGAGTTTCAGTGACATTCTTGAGGCACAAGTTGTCAGAGATTACATAAGCAGGCCACTGCAAAACATGCCCAGTAGATGTTTTTGTACAAAGAGATCTGAATTTTCAGGCTAGTGTCTAATTGTGTGCATATTTTTGGGTGTCCATTCTTTCTCCACCCACTCTTCACTCTTTCAAACCAGTTAGGACAAGTCTGTGTTTCCTTCCAGCCTGCAAGAGTGCTCTGTGCAGTTCTGTTTCAAAAGAACTTCAGCTGATCTTACAAACTCCTTATAAACTAAAGCCCAGGCATCTGGTTGTTCCCTTTTGGGCAGCTATTCCATCCTGGAGGAACAGAGGGATGTGTGGTTCCTCACCTGAACTCAGAAGAGGCATcagctgtggagcagagagTTCCATATAGCAACTCATCATCATCATGGATGAGGAGAGTGAAAACAGACTCAGATAGGTCTGAAGGGGGACTGTGGGATGgatagaaaatgttttctacCTGTGGATCTTAACAAATCCCTTGAATTGACTCTGATATTCAAGAACATGATTAGCACAAAAAATTTTAGGGTTTAGAACTACAATAAAGATATACTGAAGCAcaagaaaatgctttgaaaaaatgcattttctgaacACTCATTAAGCATTAAATTTCACTGACCTTggaaggttatttttttttcattacagatACTCAAGGCAACTTAAGAAATGTCTTGAAAATTGTTCAACTTGAGGCTGAAGCAAGAAGCTTTGCTTGTTGACACGAAGATGCAAGAGGTAAAGTGACAAAGAGAGAGAACACAGCAAGCTGAGCTGTCAGGCCTACAAACACTGTACAGCACCAGAAAGGTCACGAACATGTTCTAAAATCCACTGCATTTACAGACAAGCTTGTCCTACTGAAGCTCTTGCACAAAAGCTTTGCCTTCAGGGCTAGATCTTCCAGCAGCCACCCAGATGCTGCTGGGATTCATTTGCTGCCATGTaccttcttccctcccttccccctccatCCACCCCTAGAAAAGGTCTGGGAAAGAACAAACCTCAAGCCACAATTTCTGTGCAATTGGGATAAGAGGCATTTCAACCCCAACACTTACTAGAGAGGTGCTCACTCAACATGTGAACAACTCCTGCAGTACTCATGGAAGTGCCTCATGCCAGCAGGCTCCATTCCCTGGGGCTAGTTGGGCTGTGCATGGTGGGTACAGATCCATTTTTATGAGTCTGAAGAAGTAAAATCCTCTGCTCCTTGGCATTGCTGTGAAAAGATCCAGAGAACACAGGCTCGGCTCAATTTACACAACAGACTGGTGCCTGGAGCTTTTGGTTCTGGGGAATCTACAGAGGAGTTCAGAccatggtttggttttggttctgCCCTGCCGTGAATGTAACAAAATCAGTGTGTAATATTAACCACCTCTACTTCAGAAAATCATTTGCACTATCACAAAAAGCTGGCTGCCCATAGCTCCAGCAATGCTGTGACTGGGAAGGGGGGCTCAAGGAAAGAGGGAATCAGTGTACCAGTCTGCACCATGCAAGCTTAAGTGAAGGCCTGCAATCCCTCATTCCTATAAGCAAAGCGTTTACttcaaattttcaattttattaaaacagaaaaaatgttttgtggcTCAGTAGTCATCAGCTATAACTCTGTATTCCTCACTAATTAAAACATAAATGCCCTTTCACTATTTACCACAATCCATATTGCCTCTAAACACTGAGTGGTGAATTTCAGCCACCCTCTCATGAAATATGGAGCAATTCTGCCAAATTCCCTTCCACACTCTTCATTTGATGGCAAAATAACAGAGGAACCATAATTCACTTGCTATCATTCTTTTCCTGCTAACGTTTTATTCAGAATGAGCTTCATTAGTAAAGATGAAACTTTGGATTCATGACTGCTCCATGTTTACAAAACATACAGGCTCCTTTACATCGTGGTTAAGCATGAACAATCACTGAACACacatttcctaaaaaaatcccgCATACCAAAATTgcatattttgaatttttaaaattcactaaACAAAATTTCACAGAGTGAACTCTAAAGTCTGTTTGCCAGCAAAGCACAAGCCAACAATGGAAGTTGGGagcattcaggaaaaaaactgaagCTGGACCCCAACACACCCATCCTTCCTAttaaacaagcaaataaatacaCATTCATACAGAATAATGTGCTCTAAAAATGCAGGTGCTTGAGTAATTACCCACACATTTTAGCATAAGTTTTGGTTTCTCAAACAGTACTGGGTCACAGTaagcttctgtctttctttttgGTGGAACTGGGCAGTGACTTCTTACTGGACACCAGAGAACAAAAGCTAACCTGGAACCTGATGATTTTGGCACAAGTCCATATGTGTTTCtccacaaaggaaaaattacaaagacaacgctgttgttttaaaataataattaaaaaaatttagcaGTATCAATTTTTAATGCCAGGTATTGAACCAAGGAATGGAACAGACtgcactgcatttttaaagtagTATGACTATTGACATACTTGAGAAACATTTTAACACTGTACATTACAACAAACTATTTAGTTCATTTCTACACAAGTCAGCAAAAAAGCTAGGTGATCTAACATATATGACAACTGCAAGTTTAAAATTCTAGTCACAGTCTAAAGCCAGAACAAAAACTTTTCCAGAACTCTTATTTATAAAAAGGAATGAACATACACACCATGCGCGTACACGCAGGCAAGAATCTTGAGGTTTTACTTATTGCTCTTACAcaaggctgtgagcaggcaaATGTCTGGATCAGAAATTAGGTCAAACATGCATTTCAGCAGGCACAAAAGTACAGGAAATTCATATTAACGAAACAATGTACCATGTTACGTAGTACACCATGGTATTCTGCTAATGTAACACTTACGTCACTAATTCCGGATAAACTCCAGGTCTGCCTGTTGGATAATGTGTTATGCAGTGTGGTATTTTAACCTAATTTCTGATTCCCCTTTTATTCTGCACTCTCCATATGGAGATGGAGAGGGCCTTTCTTTGCAATGTCAGAGAATCCTCGGCCTCAAGAGCTTCAGTTGGGCAGGTATGGCTGGAAGGAGGTAACGTTACCACCACGCTGTGGCCAGGACCTGCTCCTGGACTGCCTTGCGCTTTTGTGCATTCAACTCAGATaaacacaggcaggagctggcgCAAAATGCACCAGCACTGTTCTCAGAGCATCCTTCACCTATGCCATAAGCTTCTGGTACACCCAGCAATTGCTACAGGATAAGGCAGTAGAGGGTCAAGTCCTGTGTCTGGTCAGTTCCTCAGGAATCTTATAAAAGGCAGGATTGTTTGTGAACTGGCTTTCCTTTACACAATAAGCAGCAGAGCATGGACGTCAGTAGAAATCTGGCTAGCTACTGGCAACGAGAGACGAGCACGTTCACAAGACACATTGGGGAATACCTGGTGTTCCCTACTGCAACCAAATGAAACATGCTGCAGAGAGGTGTCCGTGTAATTACAATATTTGCAAGCCAGGATCAAGGCATACTGCACATGGGCCTTGCACAAAAAAGGCATTGAGtgtgttttctgaaaacttttttttctcccctgtgtTATGCATATAGATGACAGTAGATAAAAATCAGCACAATGGTTCCTCTCCACACATGAGCAAACACACATCATCATAACTAAGCACCCTATATTCTATTCTTCAGTTAACaggaaacaaggaagaaaacGGTGGTTTCGAAACAGGGAAGTAAAGAAATCCAGCATGAAGTCAGAGGCATGTTCCTGACAGAAGTGTGAGCTGAGAATGTTTATTGTGAATCGGCAACTGGATTTTgtgacaaaaccagaaaagcaaGGATGACTATGGAGCTAACTTGGGCACTGCATAGTCAAAACTATGTTATAATATGGCATTCAGCAATCTCCAAGATTTGGAAAGAGCAGTAGGTAGACACGCTTCAGGGAGGTTGTGCCTTGTACTTACAAAAAGAAGCAGTGCAAATCAACagttttttctgtcttattAAAGACATGCCATGTGCCCCTTGATCCAATCCCTAAATCTCATGTAAGTTTCAGCAATCAGACTTGCCAAATATCCAAATTCACACTGGGCTCTACTTACAAGCAGTAATTCTAAGTAGTACAGTGGGACTGCTTAGAGCAAGGTGCTACTGCAGTGAACATTCAGGAATTTGGCTCTTCCCAAGAAGTGAACTGCAAATGACTGGGCTTTCATGACAGTCACAGGTGGAGGGAGACACTtactgtgtttgtttttcaaatctATCCTTATGACATCATCAACATTAGCAAGACTGAAACATGGGAAGAGGCTCTGTTACGCTCACCCAGACATTCTGACACCAGGACAGCCACAGAAGTTTAGGAGGGGTCGCCCACCCAGTAAGAGGTTAGGCTGGCCTGGATTCTTCTCCAAGATACACCACTACCTCTTACTAGATGACTGCATACAAGAGTCCTTGGTCTCAGTTTTAATGGTGAACTTTTCTTAGAGCAACACCTCTGTCACACTACCCATTAGTGCATTAGTTGCAACTCCGAGGAAAGAAGGAGGCAAAATAGGTCTAAACTCTTCAAAAACAATTAAGTAAACCTAacctgcagaaaaagaaaattaagagcAATAAGTTACACATCCTCACAGGAGTCCTAGGACTTCTCATGACCCATTTCTTCACTAATGCTATGCAGGCCAGGTCATCAGGAAGTCTGCAGCCAGACTGGAGGTAAAACAGCATGTCCAATGTTTACCATGCAAAGCCATCCCTCCCATAAAGCCAGTTAGGCAGAACTGTTTTGACTGAACTTTTAGGTATTCTTTCTAGTCCACTCTGCATCCCTTCTTGAAAGCTCCTGCAAGTAAAAGATGCTGGAAGTACCACTTTCTTGTAGTtgaaagaaatggggaaaaaaaagaggcaaaaaacaGACACCAAGGAAGGAAACGATTGCTTGTAAAatgcttccttttaaaaactattGTACAACTCCCTAACTTGGTTTAATTAACATGCCATTTAGAACATATAAAATGCTTTACCAGCTAAATGATTTCTCCATTTCACGagtctccctccctcccctcattaaaaataatgcatgTGTGGACCGGTATTGAACCCCTCGTACAGTTGTGCGCCAGTTCTTGTTTAATTCTACGTGGAGCAGTTTTGATTTTAATACACTGTTTTGAAAGAAGAGCCCATACTGTATACTTCACAGTATAACCAGCTACATAGAGGTCTTTAATCTGGtaacacaataaaaaaagatCACCGTGAAGTTGCAGTCCCTTTGACAAATGGTTGCAGTGACACATGCAGTCCTCCTCAGTGCCACTGCCGCCAGACACGGGACGTGGTTTTCTCTGCAGGCTGCCGAGAGGCCGGACGCCACCGGGCACGGCTGCCCCGGCACAGCGTCCTGCAGTCACTGGGGAAAGCTGCACGGAACCGTCTCGCTCAAAACCACCGCCGAGCCGAGCCCCGGGGGAGCGCAGCCCCGCCGCCTCAGCCGCAGGAGATCACCGTGAAGCGCTTGGAAATGCACGACATGTTGTGGAGGACGATGCCCAGCAGGAAGACCAGGACGCAGGCCACCAGGATGACGGTGCACACCCCCGACCACGTGGAGCTTTTCACGGCGCCCCTCCGGTCCGGCTCCTCCGCGCCCGCCTCGGCGGGAAGGCCGGCCTGCAGCGGCTGCTGCTCGGCGGGGATCGTCACCACCGTCAGCGACTTCTGCTGGCCGCCGGGCAGCAGGCGGCAGCCGATGTCTCCCGGCAGCAGCGCCCGCTCcttggagaggggcaggggcagcatGTAGCAGCCGTTGCTGGGCAGTTTGATGAAGACGGGCGTGTGCTCCGAGGTGTGCGGGATGGCGATGACGGCGATCACCTCGGGGTCGTCgggcagctgggacacagagtAGCCCGGAGGCAGCTTGGTGATGCCACGGCACCAGGGGCAGCGCAGGTCCTTCTGGCTGGTCCTCATCTGCTGCAGGCACACGGAGCAGCAGGTGTGCTTGCAGTCCAGCAGCTTGGGCCGCCGGCGGGGGCTGTAGTAGTTGAAGCAGATCTGGCACTCCAGCAGAGAGTCCTGGGACAAGGTCTCCATGGCGGCCacagcagggaaagcacagcaggCCTTGTGACGAGCCTCACCCTGACACCCCGCAGGAAAGGGGCAGCagccttcccagcactgctcctcagGGCAGCACCTCCCTTCCCAACCTGCTTTTCctcagggcagcactgggcagcaccTACTGAGAGCACAGGAAAACCTCCGGCCCGAAACTTTCAGTACCTGGGACAAACAGAAAGACGTGAAAGAACAGGTTACTCACAGGAGCCTGTGGGAACAGAAGAGTCCAGCCATGGGAGAATGAAAACTAGCATTGACTTTGCTAACTAATTTGTTTCTCCCACCAGATATCTTTCACCAGAAAGCATCTTCCCACCAGCTTC
The nucleotide sequence above comes from Oenanthe melanoleuca isolate GR-GAL-2019-014 chromosome 2, OMel1.0, whole genome shotgun sequence. Encoded proteins:
- the RNF152 gene encoding E3 ubiquitin-protein ligase RNF152, giving the protein METLSQDSLLECQICFNYYSPRRRPKLLDCKHTCCSVCLQQMRTSQKDLRCPWCRGITKLPPGYSVSQLPDDPEVIAVIAIPHTSEHTPVFIKLPSNGCYMLPLPLSKERALLPGDIGCRLLPGGQQKSLTVVTIPAEQQPLQAGLPAEAGAEEPDRRGAVKSSTWSGVCTVILVACVLVFLLGIVLHNMSCISKRFTVISCG